From Verrucomicrobiota bacterium, one genomic window encodes:
- a CDS encoding FAD-dependent oxidoreductase, which translates to MKSFPIVIMGGGVVAGYAAKEFVAQSGKSGGLAIVTAENALPYERPPLSKGFLAGTEEASDLQISDAAFYRKHGIAVCRNFTVKKVDFRRHLLQSTSGKVIGFDQLLIATGSTVRRLKVPGANRSELFYLRQMKDSQAIREQIKRGRRAVVIGSGFIGMEVASVMASHGVRTTMVFPDDRVWKRLFTPPISTFFEHQFVNRGITFRKCEKVVALTHKNNECQVVLASGNQVPTDFVVGGIGVTPTMELFHRTPLDTGDGIKVNKFLETCVPDVWAAGDIANYPDPIFHRRMRVEHWDNAVEQGRVAMRNMTGKLQPFIHVPYFFSDVFDLSYEFWGDATGYDQVVYRGNIYEKRFSVWWLKKQTLCAAFIMNRPEEERAVAPRWILRRPCLDPKALQNVRNLKSLDATFGRRD; encoded by the coding sequence ATGAAATCCTTTCCTATCGTCATTATGGGCGGCGGCGTGGTTGCAGGATACGCAGCCAAGGAGTTCGTCGCCCAGAGCGGCAAAAGCGGGGGCCTGGCAATCGTCACCGCAGAAAATGCGCTGCCCTATGAGCGCCCTCCTTTGTCGAAGGGATTTCTGGCCGGCACGGAAGAAGCCAGCGATCTTCAGATTTCTGACGCCGCATTTTATCGCAAACATGGCATCGCTGTCTGCCGCAACTTCACTGTGAAGAAAGTGGACTTTCGGCGCCACCTTCTCCAGAGCACTTCGGGTAAAGTCATTGGCTTTGATCAATTGCTCATCGCTACGGGCTCGACGGTTCGACGGTTAAAGGTGCCGGGAGCCAACCGATCCGAGCTTTTTTATCTGCGGCAGATGAAGGATTCGCAGGCAATTCGGGAACAGATCAAACGAGGACGGCGGGCCGTGGTGATCGGTTCAGGCTTTATTGGAATGGAGGTAGCCTCGGTTATGGCCAGCCACGGAGTGCGCACGACCATGGTGTTTCCAGATGATCGGGTGTGGAAACGTCTGTTCACACCACCCATTTCAACTTTTTTTGAGCATCAGTTTGTGAATCGTGGCATTACCTTTAGGAAATGTGAAAAGGTGGTTGCCTTGACGCATAAAAATAATGAATGCCAGGTCGTATTGGCATCGGGAAATCAGGTGCCCACAGATTTTGTCGTGGGAGGAATTGGAGTGACCCCAACCATGGAACTGTTTCACCGGACACCGCTGGACACGGGTGACGGTATCAAAGTCAACAAATTCCTTGAAACTTGTGTGCCGGACGTATGGGCTGCGGGTGATATCGCCAACTATCCCGATCCCATCTTCCATCGCCGCATGCGGGTGGAGCACTGGGACAACGCCGTGGAACAAGGGCGGGTTGCGATGCGCAACATGACGGGAAAACTCCAGCCCTTCATCCACGTTCCCTATTTCTTCTCGGATGTTTTTGACCTTTCTTATGAATTTTGGGGCGATGCGACTGGCTACGACCAGGTGGTTTATCGCGGCAACATATATGAAAAGCGATTCAGTGTCTGGTGGCTTAAAAAGCAAACCCTTTGCGCCGCGTTTATCATGAACCGTCCGGAGGAGGAACGAGCGGTCGCCCCTCGATGGATTTTGCGACGTCCATGCTTGGACCCAAAGGCGCTCCAGAACGTCCGTAACTTGAAGTCACTGGATGCCACCTTCGGTCGCCGGGACTAG